In a single window of the Arachis hypogaea cultivar Tifrunner chromosome 6, arahy.Tifrunner.gnm2.J5K5, whole genome shotgun sequence genome:
- the LOC112755745 gene encoding subtilisin-like protease SBT4.8 isoform X1 gives MTTFYSFMQQSYLFVHCTKTRTLLLIVSEYNNTRNASNKGIYYLCSGYRNLHIVYMGSLPKHNYSPTSHHLSMLQQITNDNDATNHMVRSYYKSFNGFAAMITNQEREKLKKMEGVVSVFPSKSLKPQTTRSWDFMGFKESIQRNKTAESDVIIGVIDTGIWPESESFNDHGFGPIPKKWKGACKGGKNFRCNNKIIGARYYLKDQPSARDIIGHGTHTASVAAGNKVVGASFNGIAEGVARGGVPSARIAAYNVCNEEQGCRPDAILAAFDDAIADGVDLITISIGQPAQMTFDKDTIAIGSFHAMKKGILTINSTGNDGPNNATSSVSPWLFTVAATTMDRRNIDNVLLGNGLMPSGKSINGSASNSAEILSSAGFINNSAPIVAEFSSVGPNMQIREIMKPDVSAPGVEILAAYSPLAPPSPDKRDERSVKYNILSGTSMACPHVAGAAAYVKTFHPDWSPAAIKSSLMTTAKPMNGSELAEFSYGSGFLDPVRAINPGLVFDASKKDYVNLLCRIGYDTMEVRKISGDKSVCPSSSSHHHLPMAKDFNYPAIAAEIEPNKPFRINFTRTVTNVGFANSTYKAYIQQHSGINITVVPNILEFKSLKEKQSFVVHVVGGKFSDNSVVSSSLLWSDGTHSVRSPIVLRVIKGKCYLYNKI, from the exons ATGACCACCTTTTATTCATTTATGCAACAAAGCTATTTGTTTGTACATTGCACGAAAACTCGTACACTCCTTCTTATCGTTTCAGAATATAATAACACCAG GAATGCATCAAACAAAGGGATCTATTATTTGTGTTCAGGTTACAG GAATCTTCACATTGTATACATGGGATCACTCCCAAAGCATAATTATTCTCCAACATCTCACCATCTTAGTATGCTGCAACAAATTACTAATGATAACGATGCAACAAATCACATGGTTAGAAGTTATTATAAGAGCTTTAATGGTTTTGCTGCAATGATCACTAACCAAGAAAGAGAGAAGCTGAAAAAGATGGAAGGAGTGGTTTCTGTTTTTCCAAGCAAATCACTCAAACCACAAACTACAAGGTCTTGGGACTTCATGGGATTCAAAGAATCGATACAGAGAAACAAAACCGCTGAGAGTGATGTTATAATCGGAGTTATAGACACCGGAATCTGGCCGGAGTCAGAGAGCTTCAACGATCATGGTTTCGGTCCAATTCCCAAAAAGTGGAAAGGCGCATGCAAAGGTGGTAAAAACTTCAGATGCAACAATAAAATAATCGGTGCAAGATACTATCTAAAAGATCAACCTTCCGCAAGAGACATTATTGGGCATGGAACTCACACAGCATCAGTTGCAGCAGGGAATAAAGTTGTGGGAGCAAGCTTCAATGGAATCGCCGAAGGAGTTGCAAGAGGAGGTGTCCCATCAGCAAGAATTGCTGCTTATAATGTGTGTAATGAAGAACAAGGGTGCAGACCTGATGCCATATTGGCTGCTTTTGATGATGCCATTGCCGATGGTGTGGATCTTATCACAATTTCAATTGGGCAACCTGCGCAAATGACCTTTGATAAAGACACCATAGCAATTGGATCGTTTCATGCAATGAAAAAAGGAATCCTCACTATAAACTCTACAGGTAACGATGGTCCTAACAATGCAACATCTAGTGTATCACCTTGGTTGTTCACTGTTGCAGCTACCACTATGGATCGTAGAAACATTGATAACGTTTTGCTTGGCAATGGATTAATGCCTTCGGGGAAGTCAATAAATGGGTCTGCATCAAATAGTGCTGAAATACTGAGTAGTGCAGGCTTCATAAACAATAGTGCTCCAATTGTTGCTGAATTCTCTTCTGTAGGACCCAATATGCAAATCAGAGAAATCATGAAGCCAGATGTTAGTGCTCCTGGTGTAGAAATTTTGGCTGCTTACTCACCTCTTGCACCACCTTCTCCTGATAAAAGAGATGAAAGATCTGTGAAATACAACATACTCTCTGGAACCTCAATGGCATGCCCCCATGTTGCTGGTGCAGCTGCATATGTTAAGACTTTTCATCCTGATTGGTCTCCGGCAGCTATAAAGTCTTCTCTTATGACCACTGCAAAACCAATGAATGGAAGTGAACTCGCAGAATTCTCCTATGGATCAGGGTTTTTGGACCCAGTTAGAGCCATAAATCCTGGTCTAGTTTTTGATGCTTCCAAAAAGGACTATGTGAATTTGCTTTGCAGAATTGGGTATGATACAATGGAAGTTCGAAAAATCTCAGGAGACAAAAGTGTTTGCCCTTCATCATCGTCTCATCATCATCTACCAATGGCAAAAGATTTTAATTATCCTGCAATTGCGGCTGAGATTGAACCAAATAAACCATTTAGGATTAATttcacaagaacagttacaaatGTTGGATTCGCTAACTCTACCTATAAGGCTTACATCCAACAACATTCTGGCATCAACATCACTGTTGTGCCTAACATACTCGAGTTTAAATCTCTCAAGGAGAAACAATCTTTTGTTGTTCATGTTGTTGGAGGGAAATTTAGTGACAACAGTGTAGTTTCATCGTCACTGTTGTGGAGCGATGGAACACATAGTGTAAGGAGTCCAATTGTTTTACGTGTTATAAAAGGAAAATGCTACTTGTACAACAAGATTTAG
- the LOC112755745 gene encoding subtilisin-like protease SBT4.8 isoform X2: MGSLPKHNYSPTSHHLSMLQQITNDNDATNHMVRSYYKSFNGFAAMITNQEREKLKKMEGVVSVFPSKSLKPQTTRSWDFMGFKESIQRNKTAESDVIIGVIDTGIWPESESFNDHGFGPIPKKWKGACKGGKNFRCNNKIIGARYYLKDQPSARDIIGHGTHTASVAAGNKVVGASFNGIAEGVARGGVPSARIAAYNVCNEEQGCRPDAILAAFDDAIADGVDLITISIGQPAQMTFDKDTIAIGSFHAMKKGILTINSTGNDGPNNATSSVSPWLFTVAATTMDRRNIDNVLLGNGLMPSGKSINGSASNSAEILSSAGFINNSAPIVAEFSSVGPNMQIREIMKPDVSAPGVEILAAYSPLAPPSPDKRDERSVKYNILSGTSMACPHVAGAAAYVKTFHPDWSPAAIKSSLMTTAKPMNGSELAEFSYGSGFLDPVRAINPGLVFDASKKDYVNLLCRIGYDTMEVRKISGDKSVCPSSSSHHHLPMAKDFNYPAIAAEIEPNKPFRINFTRTVTNVGFANSTYKAYIQQHSGINITVVPNILEFKSLKEKQSFVVHVVGGKFSDNSVVSSSLLWSDGTHSVRSPIVLRVIKGKCYLYNKI; this comes from the coding sequence ATGGGATCACTCCCAAAGCATAATTATTCTCCAACATCTCACCATCTTAGTATGCTGCAACAAATTACTAATGATAACGATGCAACAAATCACATGGTTAGAAGTTATTATAAGAGCTTTAATGGTTTTGCTGCAATGATCACTAACCAAGAAAGAGAGAAGCTGAAAAAGATGGAAGGAGTGGTTTCTGTTTTTCCAAGCAAATCACTCAAACCACAAACTACAAGGTCTTGGGACTTCATGGGATTCAAAGAATCGATACAGAGAAACAAAACCGCTGAGAGTGATGTTATAATCGGAGTTATAGACACCGGAATCTGGCCGGAGTCAGAGAGCTTCAACGATCATGGTTTCGGTCCAATTCCCAAAAAGTGGAAAGGCGCATGCAAAGGTGGTAAAAACTTCAGATGCAACAATAAAATAATCGGTGCAAGATACTATCTAAAAGATCAACCTTCCGCAAGAGACATTATTGGGCATGGAACTCACACAGCATCAGTTGCAGCAGGGAATAAAGTTGTGGGAGCAAGCTTCAATGGAATCGCCGAAGGAGTTGCAAGAGGAGGTGTCCCATCAGCAAGAATTGCTGCTTATAATGTGTGTAATGAAGAACAAGGGTGCAGACCTGATGCCATATTGGCTGCTTTTGATGATGCCATTGCCGATGGTGTGGATCTTATCACAATTTCAATTGGGCAACCTGCGCAAATGACCTTTGATAAAGACACCATAGCAATTGGATCGTTTCATGCAATGAAAAAAGGAATCCTCACTATAAACTCTACAGGTAACGATGGTCCTAACAATGCAACATCTAGTGTATCACCTTGGTTGTTCACTGTTGCAGCTACCACTATGGATCGTAGAAACATTGATAACGTTTTGCTTGGCAATGGATTAATGCCTTCGGGGAAGTCAATAAATGGGTCTGCATCAAATAGTGCTGAAATACTGAGTAGTGCAGGCTTCATAAACAATAGTGCTCCAATTGTTGCTGAATTCTCTTCTGTAGGACCCAATATGCAAATCAGAGAAATCATGAAGCCAGATGTTAGTGCTCCTGGTGTAGAAATTTTGGCTGCTTACTCACCTCTTGCACCACCTTCTCCTGATAAAAGAGATGAAAGATCTGTGAAATACAACATACTCTCTGGAACCTCAATGGCATGCCCCCATGTTGCTGGTGCAGCTGCATATGTTAAGACTTTTCATCCTGATTGGTCTCCGGCAGCTATAAAGTCTTCTCTTATGACCACTGCAAAACCAATGAATGGAAGTGAACTCGCAGAATTCTCCTATGGATCAGGGTTTTTGGACCCAGTTAGAGCCATAAATCCTGGTCTAGTTTTTGATGCTTCCAAAAAGGACTATGTGAATTTGCTTTGCAGAATTGGGTATGATACAATGGAAGTTCGAAAAATCTCAGGAGACAAAAGTGTTTGCCCTTCATCATCGTCTCATCATCATCTACCAATGGCAAAAGATTTTAATTATCCTGCAATTGCGGCTGAGATTGAACCAAATAAACCATTTAGGATTAATttcacaagaacagttacaaatGTTGGATTCGCTAACTCTACCTATAAGGCTTACATCCAACAACATTCTGGCATCAACATCACTGTTGTGCCTAACATACTCGAGTTTAAATCTCTCAAGGAGAAACAATCTTTTGTTGTTCATGTTGTTGGAGGGAAATTTAGTGACAACAGTGTAGTTTCATCGTCACTGTTGTGGAGCGATGGAACACATAGTGTAAGGAGTCCAATTGTTTTACGTGTTATAAAAGGAAAATGCTACTTGTACAACAAGATTTAG